Genomic segment of Truepera radiovictrix DSM 17093:
GGCCGTACTCGCGCAGCAGCTCGACGCCGTCGCGGACGTGGCTGGTGATGATCAGGTAGCTTAGGTGCGGCGAGATGCGGTCGTGCGGGTTCTCCCCGGCAAACTGGTTTTCGGTGAAAAACTGCGGCCGCCGCAGCTTGCCGACGTCGTGGTAGAGCGCCCCGACGCGCGCCAAGAGGGGGTCGCCGCCGATGTTGGCGACCGCCTGGGCGACCAAGTTGGAGATAATGAGCGAGTGCTGGTACGTCCCCGGCGCCTCTAAGAGGAGCTTTTGCAGGAGCGGGTTGGAGGGGCTGGTGAGTTCGAGGAGCCGGAACTCGGTCAAAAAGCCCAGGTTGCTCTCGGCGAGTGGGAGCGCGGCCAGCGCGAGCATCCCCGCGAGCACCCCGCCCCCCAAAAGCCACGCGAGCGCCCCGAGCGCCCCCAGGTTGCCGAGCCCGCCGACGAGCGCGCTGCCGAGGGCGAACGTCACGGCGGCGACCGCCCCGCTTAAAAGCCCCGTAATGAGTAGCGCCGGGCGGGCGTGAAAGGTGCGGGCGAACAGGGCCGCCGTGGTGCCGCCGGTGAGCGCCGCCAGGGGGTGAAAGGGGGTGTCGCTGGGGCTCAGGAGCGCCGTGATGACCGCCAACCAGACGGCGAGCACGAAAGCGGCGCGTTCGCTGGTGAGCACCGCCACGAGCAGCGGCAAAAAGGCGATAAAGAGGAGGTAGGGGCTCGCCAAAAAGGCGAGCCGCTGCAGCACGAGCCCGAGCGCCCAGAGGAGCACGAGAAAGGCGAGCTGCCCGACGGTGAGGCGCGCGCGGAGGCTGCGGTAGAAGTGGAGGAGCGGCAGGGTCAGGAAAAGGGCCAAAAGGGCGCAGACGAGCGCGAGCACGAGGCTCTGCTCGAGCCGGTCGCTGCGGGGGGTGTAGAGCCCGGCGGCTTCGAGCACCCGCAGCGCGTCGTCGGTCAAGGGGTCGCCCCGCCGGACGATCACGTCGCCGGCCTCGAGCACGCGCATCACCGGTTCAACGCTCTCGGCAGCCGCGGCGCGCGCCGCCTCGGTGAGGCGCGCGCTCGGTTCGGTGGTACTGATCAAGAGGCGCTGCAGCGTCGCCGCGACGGCTTCGCCATCCCCCGCGAGCGCGGCGGCCTCCCGGATGAGGTTGGGGAGCTCCGCTTCGCTCACCCCGTCGGGGTGGCTATAGGCCTCGGTTAAAAAGCGCCGCACCCTTTCGGGGAGCTCGGCGGCGGCGAGTTCGGAGAGCACGAGGCGCTGCCTCTCGGGCGAGGTGCTGTAAAGGACGCCGATCTGCGCGCGCGCGGCGCTCCGCGCGCGTTCGGTGGCGACGCGGTCGACCGCCACGAGGTCGAAAGGGGCGCGGAAGGTCTGGGGGCTGGGGTCGCCGACGCGCAGCGCCGGTGCCGGGCTAGACCCGTAGACGCTGTATAGCAGCCCCGCCAGGGTCGCGGCAAAGAGCAGCGCGGACCAGAACAGGCGGCGCGGCGGCAGGTCGCGCCGCGGCCTTCGCGGCGCTTTGGGGGCGGAGGTGGCGGTCATCGTAGGGTCATAGGGTTCTGTACGTCAGGGGGTGGGCGCGTGGCTCCGGGCGCACCCCGAAACACCCCCGTCTTGGCCAACTGTAGCAGGTTGGGCGTTGGTGCGGGCGACCCCTCGGGCCGCACGCTCGAGCGCCCTGGCGAGACCCGTCGGCGGCGGTCGCCGTCAGGTGTACTGGTCGTAGGCTTTGACGATCCGCGCAACCAGCGGGTGGCGCACCACGTCGGCCTCGGTAAAGGTGACGAAGCGGATGCCCTCGATACCCCTCAAGATGCGCTCGGCGACGCGTAGACCGCTCTCGACGTTTTGCGGCAGGTCGGTCTGGGTGATGTCGCCGGTGACGACCACGCGGCTATTAAAGCCCATCCGGGTGAGAAACATCTTCATCTGCTCGGGGGTGGTGTTTTGCGCCTCGTCGAGGATGATAAAGGCGTCGTTGAGGGTGCGGCCCCGCATAAAGGCCAGCGGCGCGACCTCGATGGTGCCGTTTTGAAAGAGCTGCTCGCTCTTGTCGCCGTCGAGCATGTCGTAGAGCGCGTCGTAAAGGGGGCGCAAGTAGGGGTCGATCTTCGCCTGCAGGTCGCCGGGAAGAAACCCGAGCTTTTCGCCCGCCTCGACCGCGGGCCGCGTCAGCACGATGCGTTTAATCCGCCGCTCTTTAAGGGCCTGCACGGCCATGGCCACGGCGAGGTAGGTCTTACCCGTACCGGCCGGGCCGACGCCGAAGGTGATCTCGTTATGCTCGATGGCGCTGACGTACGCGCGCTGCCCCGCCGTCTTGGGGCGGGCGCGCCGCGGCAGGCGTTCGGCGGCCCCCTCGGGTACCGGCCCCGCGTCGCTCACGAGCGTCTCCAAAGGGGTGTGCTCGAGCTCGGTGAGGCTGATCTTCTCACCCCGCCGGATGCTCGCTAGAAGCGCCGAAAAGGTCCGTTCAGCCTCGGCGACCGCGAGCTCTTCGCCGGAGAGCCGGAGCTCGTCGCCGCGGGCCACCACTTTGGCCGAGAGTTTGCTGCGCAGCAGTTTGAGGTTTTCGTCGTTGTGCCCAAAGAGCATCATCGCCTCGGCGGGCGAACGAAGTTTCAGGGTCAGGGTCGCTATCGGCGTCTCCTCCTAGAGAGCGTAGCGGGTCGCTTGGCGCGCGGCGGTGAGAGCACCTGGTGCCAGATAAACCCCTGTAGGGTCGCCGTCGGGTCGGTAAAGGGCCCGCGCCCCGCTCTCGAGGTGATTGTAACGCGTTTCGGGGCCTCCAGGCGTTGTACACGCATAGCGGGTGCGACCTCGAGCGGCGGGCTGGGGGGCGTCGCAGGACGTTCGTCGCTCGGGCGCCTGGGGGGTGCCGAGGGGGGCTGAGGGACGGGCGCGCGCGGGGGCGCGCTGGGCGGCGGCGCCGGTGCGCGTCCGCCGCGCCTGGAGCGCTCCTGCGCCGCCGCCTCCTGCACGCGCCGGCGCGCCTCCTCTAAGCGGCGCTGCAGGGCGTCGTCGCCCGGAGGGCGCGCTGCGGGGGCGGCGTCGGGGTTGGTGCCCTCGCGGGGACGCCCCCCCGCTGGAGGGCGGGGCGGGGGGCGTTTGCCGAGGAGGTTGCCGAGCGCGGGGAGGAGGAAAAACAGCGCGATCAGGAGGAGCTCGAAGGGGATGTTGGGCAGGTTCACGCCCCGTCCTCACCCCCACCGGCGGCGCGCCCGATGTTGCCGCGCATCCGCGTGTCGGCCTGGAGGTTCTCGAGGTTGTAGTAGTCCATCACACCGAGGTTGCCGCTGCGAAACGCCTCGGCGATCGCGCGCGGCACCTCCGCCTCGGCTTCGACCACCTTCGCGCGCATCGCCTCGACCATGGCGCGGTTTTCCTGCTCGACGGCGACCGCCATCGCGCGGCGCTCCTCGGCTTTGGCCTGCGCGACCCGTTTGTCGGCCTCGGCCTGGTCGGTCTGCAGGGTCGCGCCGATGTTTTTCCCGACATTGACGTCGGCGATGTCAATCGACAGGATTTCAAAGGCGGTCCCCGAGTCGAGGCCGCGCTCGAGCACCGCTTTGGAGATGATGTCGGGGCTCTCCAGCACCTGCTTGTGGTTTTCCGACGAACCGATCGACGAGATGATCCCCTCGCCGACGCGGGCGATGATGGTGTCCTCACCCGCCCCCCCGACGAGGCGCTCGAGGTTGGCGCGCACCGTCACGCGGGCGGTGCCGATCAGTTCGATGCCGTCTTTTGCGACCGCGGCGATGCTCGGCGTGGTGATGACGCGCGGGTTGACCGAGACCTTGACCGCGTCGAGCACGTCGCGGCCCGCGAGGTCAATAGCGGCGGCGCGGTCAAAAGGCAGCGCGATGCGCGCCTTGTCGGCGGCGATCAGCGCGTCGACGACGCGGTCGACGTTACCGCCGGCGAGGTAGTGGGCCTCGAGGAGGTCTTGGGTCACCTCGATGCCCGCCTTGTCGGCTTTGATGAGCGGCAAGATGATGCGGTTGGGTGGGATGCGGCGCAGGCGCATGGCCACGAGGCTCGTCAAGCTGACGCGCACCCCCGCCGCGACGGCCGAGATCCACAACCCGACGGGCACGAACGAGAAGAGGACGATAAAAAAGAGGACGACGATACCGGCGATGATGAGAACACCGAAATCCATAGCGCTCCTTTGGCGTTGGGGTGAGAAGGGTGTAAGGTGGCAGCGGGTAGGGGGGGCCCTAGGCGGCGCCGGGTCACGCCTCGGCTCGGGGGGCGGGGTCGGTCGCCTCTAGGTCAACGCCGCTAGGCGTCCCGGCGGAGCCGGTAACCTCTAGGTCAGCGCCGCTAGGCGTCCCGGCGGAGCCGGTAACCTCCAGGTCAACGCCGCTAGGCGTCCCGGCGGAGCCGGTAACCTCGCGCACGGTGACGCGGTTGCCCTCGACGCGCAGCACCTCGACCGCGCTCCCGCGCGGTACGAACCCCCCCTCGCTCAGCACGTCGACGCGCCTCTCGCCGAAGCGCGCCACGCCGGTCGGCCGCAGGTCGGTCAGGGTCACGCCGCGTTGCCCGCGCAGCTCGGCGAGCGCCGGCGTGGCCTCGAGTGGGAGCCCTGGCGTCTGGGCGCCGAGGCCGCCCGAGAGCCGCGTGGAGAGGGTCAGCGGGCGGCTAAAGCGGGAGTTGGGGAGCAGCCAGAGGGCGAGCGCCAAAAGCGCCCCACCGATGATGGTGGTGTAGCCGAGCATGGTGAGCGCGTCCCCCTGGAAGATGCGGGCGACGCCCCAGGCGACCGCGGCAAACCCCAACAGGCCGAAGACGCCGAAGCCGGGCAGTACAAAGACCTCGACGGCGATCAGCAGCAGCCCGACGA
This window contains:
- a CDS encoding PhoH family protein, which codes for MMLFGHNDENLKLLRSKLSAKVVARGDELRLSGEELAVAEAERTFSALLASIRRGEKISLTELEHTPLETLVSDAGPVPEGAAERLPRRARPKTAGQRAYVSAIEHNEITFGVGPAGTGKTYLAVAMAVQALKERRIKRIVLTRPAVEAGEKLGFLPGDLQAKIDPYLRPLYDALYDMLDGDKSEQLFQNGTIEVAPLAFMRGRTLNDAFIILDEAQNTTPEQMKMFLTRMGFNSRVVVTGDITQTDLPQNVESGLRVAERILRGIEGIRFVTFTEADVVRHPLVARIVKAYDQYT
- the floA gene encoding flotillin-like protein FloA (flotillin-like protein involved in membrane lipid rafts), with the translated sequence MDFGVLIIAGIVVLFFIVLFSFVPVGLWISAVAAGVRVSLTSLVAMRLRRIPPNRIILPLIKADKAGIEVTQDLLEAHYLAGGNVDRVVDALIAADKARIALPFDRAAAIDLAGRDVLDAVKVSVNPRVITTPSIAAVAKDGIELIGTARVTVRANLERLVGGAGEDTIIARVGEGIISSIGSSENHKQVLESPDIISKAVLERGLDSGTAFEILSIDIADVNVGKNIGATLQTDQAEADKRVAQAKAEERRAMAVAVEQENRAMVEAMRAKVVEAEAEVPRAIAEAFRSGNLGVMDYYNLENLQADTRMRGNIGRAAGGGEDGA
- a CDS encoding HD family phosphohydrolase, with product MTATSAPKAPRRPRRDLPPRRLFWSALLFAATLAGLLYSVYGSSPAPALRVGDPSPQTFRAPFDLVAVDRVATERARSAARAQIGVLYSTSPERQRLVLSELAAAELPERVRRFLTEAYSHPDGVSEAELPNLIREAAALAGDGEAVAATLQRLLISTTEPSARLTEAARAAAAESVEPVMRVLEAGDVIVRRGDPLTDDALRVLEAAGLYTPRSDRLEQSLVLALVCALLALFLTLPLLHFYRSLRARLTVGQLAFLVLLWALGLVLQRLAFLASPYLLFIAFLPLLVAVLTSERAAFVLAVWLAVITALLSPSDTPFHPLAALTGGTTAALFARTFHARPALLITGLLSGAVAAVTFALGSALVGGLGNLGALGALAWLLGGGVLAGMLALAALPLAESNLGFLTEFRLLELTSPSNPLLQKLLLEAPGTYQHSLIISNLVAQAVANIGGDPLLARVGALYHDVGKLRRPQFFTENQFAGENPHDRISPHLSYLIITSHVRDGVELLREYGLPAALEPFVTEHHGTTVLAYFYKRALESSERVDELNFRYAGPRPQSRETAVLMLADAVESASRSLAEPTQGSVRAMIDRLIEQRLQDDQLAQSPLNFHDLEVIASTFERLLTAVLHRRVSYPSGEELDRLKRDRDSRRASVPLP